A DNA window from Cobetia marina contains the following coding sequences:
- a CDS encoding short-chain fatty acid transporter — MLQSLSRPAVKLVERYLPDPYIFVLLLTVVAAAAAMLIEQRSPAEVMRYWGDGFWNLLTFSMQMLLVLISGFMLANTPPVKKGLASIASLARTPGSAIMLVTFVSLIASWINWGFGLVIGALFAKQLAKMIKVDYRLLIASAYSGFVIWHAGISGSIPLTIATAGHFTEESIGIVPTSDTIFAFFNIAIVAALLLIMPLVNRAMMPFEKESVYVDPALLEEKPTEISDQPRPAERLENSPILAWVVGLFGLAWLVDHFVIRGGGLNLNVINFSFLFLAIVLHSTPRKLLDSLNEAIKGGAGIVIQFPFYAGIMAIMVQSGLATTLSEGFVSIASAESLPFWSFISAGIVNLFVPSGGGQWAVQAPVMIPAAQALGADLPRVAMAVAWGDAWTNMLQPFWALPVLAIAGLKAKDIMGFCLVQLLVTGIIISLGLTLL; from the coding sequence ATGCTGCAATCGCTATCCCGGCCAGCCGTCAAGCTGGTCGAGCGCTATCTACCTGACCCCTATATCTTCGTATTGCTGTTGACCGTCGTCGCGGCCGCAGCCGCCATGCTGATCGAGCAACGCTCCCCCGCCGAGGTAATGCGCTACTGGGGCGATGGCTTCTGGAATCTGCTGACCTTCTCCATGCAGATGCTGCTGGTATTGATCTCGGGGTTCATGCTCGCCAATACGCCGCCGGTGAAGAAGGGCCTGGCCAGCATCGCCTCGCTGGCCAGAACGCCTGGCAGTGCCATCATGCTGGTCACCTTCGTCTCGCTGATCGCCAGCTGGATCAACTGGGGCTTCGGACTAGTGATCGGTGCACTGTTCGCCAAGCAGCTGGCCAAGATGATCAAGGTGGATTACCGGCTGCTGATCGCCAGCGCCTACTCAGGTTTCGTGATCTGGCATGCGGGCATCTCGGGCTCGATTCCGCTGACCATCGCCACCGCGGGCCACTTCACCGAGGAGAGCATCGGCATCGTGCCCACCTCGGACACCATCTTTGCCTTCTTCAATATCGCCATCGTCGCGGCGCTGCTGCTGATCATGCCGCTGGTCAATCGCGCCATGATGCCCTTCGAGAAGGAAAGCGTGTACGTGGATCCGGCCCTGCTGGAGGAAAAGCCCACCGAGATCAGCGACCAGCCTCGTCCCGCCGAGCGTCTCGAGAACTCACCGATCCTCGCCTGGGTCGTGGGGCTGTTCGGCCTCGCCTGGCTGGTGGATCACTTCGTGATTCGTGGCGGTGGCCTGAATCTCAACGTGATCAACTTCAGCTTCCTGTTCCTGGCCATCGTGCTGCATAGCACGCCGCGCAAGCTGCTGGACAGTCTGAACGAGGCCATCAAGGGCGGCGCCGGTATCGTCATCCAGTTCCCCTTCTATGCCGGCATCATGGCCATCATGGTGCAGTCCGGACTGGCGACTACCCTCTCCGAGGGATTCGTGTCGATCGCCAGCGCCGAGAGCCTGCCGTTTTGGTCCTTCATCAGTGCCGGTATCGTCAATCTGTTCGTACCTTCCGGTGGTGGGCAGTGGGCGGTTCAGGCACCGGTCATGATTCCTGCCGCCCAGGCATTGGGTGCCGACCTGCCACGCGTCGCGATGGCCGTCGCCTGGGGCGATGCCTGGACCAACATGCTGCAGCCTTTCTGGGCACTGCCTGTCCTGGCCATCGCGGGCCTGAAGGCCAAGGACATCATGGGGTTCTGTCTGGTGCAGCTGCTGGTGACCGGTATCATCATCTCACTGGGGCTGACCCTTCTATGA